One genomic window of Thalassolituus hydrocarboniclasticus includes the following:
- a CDS encoding DUF4276 family protein yields MNELLQPTFINKGIWLVPALVGKPGHKGGNFKFERLKSDVENRLLQERTAYCTTFFDFYGLPMSFPGKNDVDDSADVSEKADVMKAKMTEELSRFLGQDAMRRFIPYVQMYEFEALLFSDPDALARGVDKPQISQQLSAICNTFSSPEHINNSPHTAPSKRIEQLIFGYEKPLMGTLAALEVGLNVMREKCALFDGWLKELEAIPLLSANVE; encoded by the coding sequence GTGAATGAGCTGCTACAGCCTACCTTCATTAATAAAGGTATTTGGTTGGTTCCGGCTCTGGTGGGCAAGCCCGGGCATAAGGGTGGCAACTTCAAATTTGAGCGTCTTAAGTCCGATGTGGAAAACCGCTTGCTTCAGGAGCGGACCGCTTACTGCACTACCTTCTTCGATTTTTATGGTCTTCCAATGAGTTTTCCAGGAAAAAACGATGTTGACGATAGTGCCGATGTTTCAGAAAAAGCCGATGTAATGAAAGCCAAGATGACAGAAGAGCTGAGTCGGTTTTTAGGCCAGGATGCCATGCGCCGTTTTATTCCATATGTGCAGATGTATGAGTTTGAAGCACTGCTGTTCAGTGACCCTGACGCTTTGGCAAGGGGCGTTGATAAGCCTCAGATTTCTCAGCAGTTGAGCGCGATTTGTAACACATTCTCAAGTCCTGAACATATTAATAACAGCCCCCATACAGCGCCCAGTAAGCGCATTGAACAGCTGATCTTCGGCTATGAAAAACCCTTGATGGGTACCTTGGCGGCACTTGAGGTGGGCCTTAACGTAATGCGGGAAAAGTGCGCGCTTTTTGATGGCTGGCTAAAAGAGTTAGAGGCTATACCTCTGTTGAGCGCAAACGTCGAATGA
- a CDS encoding AAA family ATPase, whose translation MSAIHTLSISGFRSIRKMDKLRLRNLNVLIGANGAGKSNFVAYFRMLSELVEGRLQVWASKQGGADRILSYGVKETSSLETLVCFGDNEYELVLESNADESFTFTKERIYFSGVYYGPTDKKLGTGHLESKLKERIALGDGASVAKFCYGAISGWKVYHFHDTSDTAGVKRWCAVHDNEYLRMDASNLSAFLFRLQNEEPEVYSQIIKTVRLAVPFFDDFVLTPRTLPTEEEQVRLLWKQQDSDYALWPSQLSDGSIRFICLVTALMQPRLPSTIIIDEPELGLHPYAITLLGALLRSAAKRTQVIISTQSVPLLNEFEIDDLIIVEREQGASVFKRLDESDFERWLEDYTVGELWEKNVLGGRPSR comes from the coding sequence ATGAGTGCAATTCATACACTGTCAATCTCTGGCTTTAGGTCAATCCGCAAGATGGATAAGCTGCGATTACGCAACTTGAACGTGCTGATTGGCGCCAACGGGGCCGGCAAAAGTAATTTTGTCGCCTATTTTCGTATGCTATCTGAGTTGGTAGAAGGACGTCTGCAAGTATGGGCGAGCAAGCAAGGGGGAGCTGATCGGATTCTGAGTTATGGGGTAAAGGAGACATCAAGTCTTGAGACCCTTGTTTGCTTTGGCGATAACGAATATGAGTTGGTGTTGGAGTCCAACGCTGATGAAAGCTTCACCTTTACTAAAGAGCGTATCTACTTTTCCGGTGTTTACTATGGGCCAACCGACAAAAAACTTGGCACAGGGCATTTGGAGTCCAAGTTAAAAGAGCGCATTGCGCTCGGTGATGGAGCGTCGGTGGCAAAATTTTGTTATGGAGCTATTTCCGGTTGGAAGGTCTATCACTTCCATGATACCAGCGATACAGCGGGTGTTAAGCGGTGGTGTGCTGTACACGATAACGAATATCTGCGTATGGATGCCTCGAATCTATCAGCTTTTCTTTTTCGGCTACAAAATGAAGAGCCTGAGGTTTACAGTCAGATCATCAAAACCGTTCGTTTGGCCGTGCCATTCTTTGATGACTTTGTATTGACACCAAGAACGCTGCCAACTGAAGAGGAACAAGTTCGTCTACTTTGGAAGCAGCAAGACAGCGACTACGCACTTTGGCCCAGTCAACTGTCGGATGGTTCAATTCGTTTTATCTGCCTGGTAACGGCGCTGATGCAACCGCGGCTGCCTTCCACCATTATCATTGATGAACCCGAGCTAGGGCTTCACCCCTATGCCATCACCTTGCTGGGAGCTTTGTTACGTTCTGCGGCTAAGCGTACCCAAGTCATTATCTCAACACAGTCTGTCCCGCTACTGAATGAGTTTGAAATAGACGATCTCATCATAGTTGAGCGTGAGCAGGGGGCTTCGGTATTTAAACGTCTGGATGAATCTGATTTTGAGCGTTGGCTTGAAGATTACACGGTTGGTGAGCTGTGGGAGAAGAATGTTCTTGGCGGGAGGCCGTCACGATGA
- the pglZ gene encoding BREX-1 system phosphatase PglZ type B: MKLIDLLSQEVRASAEYNASAQLAPSVILWTDKLRQWESALPLLQAALPELVVFGDYQPEKRQGPAVWIKCVIENALPEFQLPEDKTPIIYLPGLERRDLRAISSCPVTLMPLAELQYRGCWWAYNSTGRDWTVNAFLTSANGGAGLDVARDEKTQQAMLRVLNEMLESDQAELESRRLEAADFNKLISNDPVRDLLTWMNDSRATRERWDQSRWQALCGICETEYHFSPERDGDITAAELLCQRQGIWETVWQRFVEGATHYPKLPALLMSVSYDLAADGESYPAINQSEEAALEAALRKLLDKQTSDVRQGILSLERQHADRRGWVWTQLGLSPLASVLEPLAVVANLTQNAFSGTMPEEMATQYRELYWQTDDAYLRVLAFSLPPALQELVQKLLHHVYTPWLDDITLSFQKLVQVKGYPGSGSTKEEVGNYQPAGELVFFVDGLRYDTAQRLVKRLQPLGNVSLKSSWAALPSVTATAKAAVTPVTDRITGRISDVDFEPSLKEDDKDFSAHYLKKFLAEKGWDYLSESETGNPTRNAWVQSGDIDTEGHVKGIKLAARIDTLLHEVTERVEELLAAGWTKIRIVTDHGWILTPEPMQKTDLPKHLTETRWGRCAVLKESASSGMLEVGWYWNPQVTIAMAPGARCFKAGQCYDHGGLSLQECLTPMIELVSTKSSRQKTVQAKVGDVRWMGLKCRIKVEADDANVVAVLRTHAGDASSEICNRKPVKEGKCTLMVEDDRYEQQTAVLVLLDEHDTVLAKTATLVGEE; encoded by the coding sequence ATGAAACTTATTGACCTGCTGAGCCAAGAAGTTCGTGCCAGCGCCGAATACAACGCCAGTGCCCAGCTGGCGCCTTCTGTCATTCTTTGGACCGACAAGCTGCGCCAGTGGGAATCGGCGCTGCCCTTACTGCAAGCTGCGTTGCCGGAGCTGGTTGTATTTGGTGATTATCAGCCTGAGAAACGTCAGGGACCGGCGGTCTGGATCAAGTGTGTCATTGAAAATGCACTGCCAGAGTTCCAGCTGCCTGAGGATAAAACCCCCATTATTTATCTGCCCGGTTTAGAACGTCGTGATTTGCGCGCTATTTCCAGCTGTCCAGTTACTTTGATGCCACTGGCCGAGCTGCAATACCGTGGTTGTTGGTGGGCTTACAACAGTACCGGCCGTGATTGGACGGTGAATGCTTTCCTGACGTCAGCCAATGGTGGCGCCGGATTGGATGTGGCGCGTGACGAAAAAACTCAGCAAGCCATGTTGCGGGTACTGAACGAGATGCTGGAATCGGATCAGGCGGAGTTAGAAAGCCGTCGCCTGGAAGCTGCCGACTTCAATAAGTTGATTTCCAATGATCCTGTCCGGGACCTGTTGACCTGGATGAATGATAGCCGTGCTACCCGCGAACGCTGGGACCAAAGCCGCTGGCAGGCGCTGTGTGGTATTTGTGAAACCGAGTACCACTTCAGCCCGGAACGTGATGGGGATATTACCGCCGCAGAATTGCTGTGCCAGAGACAGGGTATTTGGGAAACGGTATGGCAGCGCTTTGTGGAAGGGGCAACCCATTATCCGAAGCTGCCGGCGCTGTTGATGTCGGTCAGTTATGATCTGGCGGCCGATGGCGAGAGTTATCCGGCCATTAACCAGTCGGAGGAAGCAGCTCTTGAAGCAGCACTGCGTAAGTTGCTGGATAAGCAGACCAGTGATGTGCGCCAAGGGATTCTGTCACTGGAGCGGCAACATGCTGATCGCCGTGGTTGGGTATGGACACAGTTGGGATTATCGCCGCTGGCATCGGTTCTGGAGCCTTTAGCCGTTGTCGCCAATCTTACTCAGAATGCCTTTAGTGGCACCATGCCGGAAGAAATGGCGACTCAGTATCGGGAGCTTTATTGGCAGACGGATGATGCTTATTTGCGGGTACTGGCTTTTTCGCTTCCCCCGGCATTACAAGAGTTGGTACAGAAGCTCTTACACCATGTTTATACGCCCTGGCTGGATGATATTACGTTGTCATTCCAGAAGCTGGTTCAGGTTAAAGGTTACCCCGGCAGTGGCAGCACTAAAGAAGAAGTGGGTAATTATCAGCCAGCCGGTGAGTTGGTGTTTTTCGTTGATGGGTTGCGTTACGACACCGCACAACGATTAGTGAAGCGTTTGCAGCCCCTGGGTAATGTCTCGCTGAAATCCAGCTGGGCCGCTTTGCCATCTGTAACGGCGACTGCGAAGGCGGCGGTGACACCGGTTACCGATCGTATTACGGGTCGAATCAGTGATGTTGATTTTGAACCCAGCCTCAAAGAGGACGATAAAGATTTCTCTGCTCATTACCTGAAGAAGTTTCTGGCTGAGAAAGGTTGGGATTATCTGAGTGAATCTGAAACCGGTAACCCCACCCGGAATGCCTGGGTGCAAAGCGGCGATATCGATACGGAAGGCCATGTTAAGGGCATTAAGTTGGCTGCCCGCATCGATACGTTGTTGCATGAAGTGACAGAGCGAGTAGAAGAGTTACTGGCTGCTGGCTGGACGAAGATCCGGATTGTTACCGATCATGGCTGGATTCTGACGCCCGAGCCTATGCAAAAAACCGATTTGCCCAAGCATTTAACCGAGACTCGCTGGGGCCGCTGTGCGGTTCTGAAAGAGTCTGCTTCTTCCGGAATGCTTGAGGTGGGCTGGTACTGGAACCCGCAAGTGACCATTGCAATGGCACCCGGCGCTCGTTGCTTTAAGGCGGGTCAGTGTTATGACCATGGCGGGCTGAGTTTGCAGGAATGCCTAACACCCATGATTGAGTTGGTGAGTACCAAATCCTCCCGCCAAAAGACGGTGCAGGCAAAGGTGGGGGATGTGCGCTGGATGGGGTTGAAATGCCGCATCAAAGTTGAGGCGGACGATGCCAATGTTGTGGCCGTGTTGCGCACCCATGCTGGCGATGCCAGCTCTGAGATCTGTAATCGTAAGCCGGTCAAAGAGGGTAAGTGTACCCTGATGGTTGAGGATGATCGCTACGAACAGCAGACAGCCGTGCTGGTTCTGCTGGATGAACATGACACTGTGTTGGCCAAAACGGCAACACTTGTAGGAGAGGAATAA
- a CDS encoding DUF262 domain-containing protein, whose protein sequence is MSNKIAGAEYPLAKIFSSDFDFVIPAYQRPYAWTDDQALELFDDLYSFYLAEPEDDSYFLGSIVLIKAEGKPASEVIDGQQRLTTLTILLSVITSLLEGEVRSDFEGYIREPGRLSQGIRAKPRLSLRERDRQFFADYVQAFKFNELFALESAQLEEPQQNIQRNARLLRDRLVSAFANDTAGLIRFGASLIQRCFLVVVSTASKKSAFRVFSVLNSRGLDLLPTDIIKSDVIGNIAAAKQEDFTNTWEELEVKTGRAGFAELFNHIRMIYARAKAQRTLLEEFEEHVVKKSTSSEQLISKVIEPYAMAYLIAKKSEYISTTNAADVNALLKWLNRIDNSDWMPCAIQFLSTHKDSPAYVLWFFQQLERLAAYMHVCAKNVNQRIVRYAVVLEELMGTHSLENPIKTIELTENEKSEMRDVLNSDIYYLTARRRNYLILRLDSFLSDGAASYDAKVLTIEHVLPQTVEAGSEWEENWQDADVRQQWVHKIANLVPLTQQRNSAASNFDFTKKKTAYFGGRQGVSSYVMTTQVLNTQEWTPDVVNTRQNNLLEVLEAGWKLKPMSAVCL, encoded by the coding sequence ATGAGTAACAAGATAGCGGGAGCAGAGTACCCGCTGGCGAAAATCTTCAGTTCTGACTTCGACTTTGTTATTCCGGCTTATCAAAGACCGTATGCATGGACTGATGACCAGGCCTTGGAGCTATTCGACGATCTCTACAGTTTCTATTTGGCGGAGCCGGAGGATGACTCGTATTTTCTTGGCAGCATTGTGCTGATCAAGGCAGAAGGCAAGCCAGCATCCGAGGTGATCGACGGGCAGCAGCGACTGACCACGCTGACGATCTTGTTATCGGTGATCACCAGTTTGCTTGAGGGTGAGGTGCGTTCTGATTTCGAAGGTTATATCCGTGAGCCTGGCAGGCTTTCGCAAGGTATCCGAGCCAAACCCAGGCTGAGCTTGCGCGAGCGTGACAGGCAGTTTTTTGCCGATTATGTCCAAGCGTTCAAATTCAACGAGCTGTTTGCCCTGGAGTCTGCCCAGCTGGAAGAGCCACAACAAAACATCCAGCGCAATGCCAGACTGCTGAGGGACAGGCTTGTATCGGCTTTTGCCAACGATACAGCTGGTCTTATCCGGTTTGGTGCTTCGCTGATCCAGCGCTGTTTTCTGGTTGTGGTGTCCACGGCCAGCAAAAAATCCGCGTTCCGGGTGTTTTCCGTGCTGAATAGCCGGGGATTGGATTTGTTGCCGACCGATATTATTAAGTCCGATGTGATCGGTAATATCGCTGCGGCAAAGCAAGAAGACTTTACCAATACATGGGAAGAGCTTGAGGTCAAAACTGGGCGAGCGGGTTTCGCTGAGCTTTTCAATCATATCCGCATGATCTACGCGCGGGCAAAGGCTCAGCGCACTCTGCTGGAAGAATTTGAGGAGCATGTGGTAAAGAAATCGACCAGCTCTGAACAACTGATTTCGAAGGTCATTGAGCCATATGCCATGGCTTACCTGATTGCCAAAAAGAGTGAGTACATCTCGACAACGAACGCAGCTGATGTAAACGCTCTGTTGAAGTGGTTGAATCGCATCGACAACTCTGACTGGATGCCCTGTGCAATCCAGTTTTTGTCTACCCATAAGGATTCCCCGGCGTATGTACTTTGGTTCTTTCAACAGCTGGAGCGACTGGCAGCTTACATGCACGTCTGCGCTAAAAACGTAAACCAGCGTATCGTTCGTTATGCTGTTGTTCTCGAAGAGCTCATGGGGACGCATTCACTGGAAAACCCGATTAAGACGATTGAGCTAACGGAAAACGAAAAAAGTGAAATGCGGGATGTGCTCAATTCGGATATTTACTATCTGACGGCACGTCGACGAAATTATCTTATCCTGCGATTGGATTCTTTCTTGTCAGATGGCGCAGCTAGCTATGACGCTAAAGTGCTGACCATCGAGCACGTACTGCCGCAAACGGTTGAAGCCGGTAGTGAGTGGGAAGAAAACTGGCAGGATGCTGACGTCAGACAGCAATGGGTACACAAAATTGCCAACCTTGTGCCCTTGACCCAGCAGCGCAATTCGGCGGCCAGTAACTTTGACTTCACCAAGAAGAAAACTGCTTACTTCGGTGGGCGCCAAGGCGTTTCATCTTACGTGATGACAACTCAGGTGTTGAATACACAGGAGTGGACTCCGGACGTGGTCAACACACGTCAGAACAATCTGCTTGAGGTATTAGAAGCTGGGTGGAAACTTAAACCTATGTCTGCAGTATGCCTTTAG
- the brxL gene encoding protease Lon-related BREX system protein BrxL, which yields MELDSLDQKAASAFDGYIVRKDLVRTFARQFPVPTYVVEFMLGRYCASTDPDEIEEGLEIVQRQLASRTVRAGEEELFKARAYKDGSIKLIDIISARFVEKERGYLASLPSINLSRVRIPDKLVDDNERLLTGGFYAEVTLEYDSIIAEENGNAFGIKEIRPIQLSKRNVLDVMAEARKFFDSQEWKDFLLRSIGLEPEAMTPRARDAVLLRMIPFVERNYNMVELGPRGTGKSHLFQQVSPYAHLISGGKATIAKMFVNNANGQRGLVCQYDVVCFDEVSGISFDTKEGINIMKGYMESGEFSRGKESIRADGSMVFVGNFDVDVEHQQRVGHLFGPLPAEMRDDTAWMDRIHCYLPGWDVPKMNKDLTTNHFGLVSDFFSECMSQLRNQSRVSAMQNRVHLGGALSGRDTNAVNKTVSGLLKLLYPDPEATVSDEDMEWALRLALEVRRRVKEQQKRVGAAEFRNTHFSYFIGDDGIEKFVATPELRADNEIGDDPLEPGQIWTISEGGADIDDNAGLYRIEVNEGPGSGVRILNNPAPAAFKESLRYAEQNLYARSVQLVGDRDPRSHEYSVQLRAFDAAKKGSKLGVAALVAMCSALLKKPVKGGLIVVGEINLGGSIEPINSAVNIAELAVEKGATALLMPVTARRQLYDLSDEMATKVDIQFYQDARDALLKAIVE from the coding sequence ATGGAATTGGATAGCCTGGATCAAAAGGCGGCCAGTGCTTTCGATGGCTACATTGTACGCAAAGATCTGGTGCGTACCTTTGCCCGTCAGTTTCCGGTACCGACTTATGTTGTGGAGTTTATGCTGGGCCGCTATTGCGCCAGTACGGATCCTGATGAGATTGAGGAAGGCCTGGAGATTGTGCAGCGCCAACTGGCTTCCCGTACCGTTCGGGCTGGTGAAGAAGAGCTGTTTAAGGCCAGAGCTTACAAAGACGGTTCGATCAAGCTGATCGACATTATCAGCGCGCGTTTTGTCGAGAAAGAGCGTGGGTATCTGGCCAGTTTACCGAGTATTAACCTGAGCCGGGTTCGGATTCCCGATAAGCTGGTTGATGATAACGAACGCCTGCTGACCGGCGGCTTCTATGCCGAAGTGACTCTGGAATACGATTCCATCATTGCTGAAGAAAATGGCAATGCATTCGGCATCAAAGAGATTCGCCCTATTCAGCTGTCCAAGCGCAACGTTCTGGACGTTATGGCTGAAGCCAGGAAGTTTTTTGATAGCCAGGAGTGGAAAGATTTTTTGCTACGCTCCATCGGACTTGAGCCGGAGGCGATGACGCCTCGTGCGCGCGATGCGGTGCTGTTGCGGATGATTCCTTTTGTGGAACGCAACTACAACATGGTTGAGCTGGGACCGCGTGGTACTGGTAAGAGCCACTTATTCCAGCAGGTTTCTCCATACGCGCATCTGATTTCGGGCGGCAAAGCGACCATCGCGAAAATGTTCGTGAACAACGCCAATGGTCAGCGCGGCCTGGTCTGCCAGTACGATGTGGTGTGTTTCGACGAGGTGAGCGGCATTTCATTTGATACCAAAGAGGGTATCAACATTATGAAAGGTTACATGGAAAGTGGTGAGTTCAGTCGTGGTAAGGAAAGTATTCGAGCCGATGGCTCAATGGTGTTTGTTGGCAACTTCGATGTCGATGTTGAGCATCAGCAGCGTGTAGGCCACTTATTTGGCCCACTGCCAGCGGAAATGCGCGACGACACTGCCTGGATGGATCGTATCCATTGTTACCTGCCTGGCTGGGATGTTCCGAAAATGAATAAGGACCTGACGACCAATCACTTTGGTTTGGTCAGTGACTTCTTTTCCGAGTGCATGAGTCAGCTGCGTAACCAAAGCCGTGTTTCAGCCATGCAAAACCGCGTTCATCTTGGCGGAGCATTGAGCGGCCGGGATACCAATGCCGTGAATAAAACAGTATCAGGGCTGCTGAAGCTGTTATATCCGGATCCGGAGGCGACGGTATCGGATGAGGATATGGAATGGGCATTACGCCTGGCGTTAGAAGTTCGGCGTCGTGTGAAGGAACAGCAAAAGCGCGTTGGCGCTGCCGAGTTCCGCAACACCCATTTCAGTTATTTTATTGGCGATGACGGTATCGAAAAATTCGTTGCCACACCAGAACTGCGTGCAGACAACGAGATTGGCGATGATCCATTAGAGCCCGGTCAGATCTGGACGATCAGTGAGGGTGGCGCAGATATTGACGATAATGCAGGGCTTTACCGAATTGAAGTGAACGAAGGGCCTGGTTCTGGTGTGCGTATTCTTAACAATCCGGCTCCGGCAGCGTTCAAAGAATCGTTACGGTATGCCGAGCAGAATCTTTATGCCCGCTCTGTGCAGCTGGTTGGTGACCGTGATCCGAGATCTCACGAGTACAGTGTCCAGTTGCGTGCCTTTGATGCCGCGAAAAAAGGCTCAAAGCTTGGCGTAGCTGCCCTGGTTGCTATGTGCAGCGCGTTGCTGAAAAAACCAGTGAAAGGCGGCTTGATTGTGGTAGGTGAAATTAACCTGGGTGGCTCAATTGAGCCGATCAACAGCGCTGTGAACATTGCTGAGTTAGCAGTGGAAAAAGGCGCGACTGCGCTTTTGATGCCGGTTACTGCTCGTCGACAGCTTTATGATCTGTCGGACGAGATGGCGACTAAGGTGGACATTCAATTCTACCAGGACGCCCGCGACGCGCTTCTCAAAGCGATTGTGGAGTAG